From one Nematostella vectensis chromosome 7, jaNemVect1.1, whole genome shotgun sequence genomic stretch:
- the LOC5503387 gene encoding tyramine receptor Ser-2 has protein sequence MNATGLLAHSLQRATQELVARSMALVVAETATFVLINAISLVGNFLVFLVAFRNPSLKTVTGLLLLSLTTSHFLASIIVMPMSVGVLATGGKFMGSLGCQILAYSSQILSNMTVYTICLIAVNRLLFFVKSSWYRAIFGFKSTLTTIATSWIFQLVYAFIPAFASWSVASLYPGYAVCTSQLTNKAASIIYGAQNDVQILGGVVILIICYLVVFVKIRKASKITPEVAQDLPSDNELNQVAPIQGLDEMSTQKELEKKRDENKALKKGEKAIEKCTIDQIQQDSGTAFNGCKEEIQSNGLKYQTNSENIDSQTDFASPNDPEEGQRQAVELQDPEFRAEVHMTRTVFLVTVCLIVCYIPLLVILEVESWQIHLEARQVELFGMALQYLGSALTPVVIAIFNIPFRRELKDMFCRGRENRRVHPAE, from the coding sequence ATGAACGCCACGGGGCTTCTAGCCCATTCATTGCAACGAGCCACCCAAGAATTGGTCGCTCGTTCCATGGCTCTCGTTGTAGCAGAAACGGCGACGTTTGTCCTTATCAATGCCATTTCGTTGGTTGGGAATTTCCTCGTTTTCCTGGTAGCGTTTCGCAATCCCAGTCTAAAGACTGTTACAGGATTGTTGCTTCTATCTCTCACTACAAGCCATTTCCTCGCGTCCATAATCGTCATGCCCATGTCTGTGGGTGTCCTAGCGACAGGCGGAAAATTCATGGGTTCCCTTGGGTGCCAGATCCTTGCCTACTCGTCGCAGATTCTCTCTAACATGACTGTTTACACCATTTGCCTGATCGCCGTGAATCGGCTGCTGTTTTTCGTGAAGTCGTCTTGGTATCGAGCAATTTTTGGCTTCAAGTCCACTCTCACGACTATCGCTACAAGTTGGATTTTCCAGCTCGTCTATGCTTTCATCCCAGCGTTCGCTAGCTGGTCCGTCGCCTCGTTGTATCCTGGTTACGCGGTATGTACCTCCCAGTTGACAAATAAAGCGGCCAGCATAATCTACGGCGCACAAAATGATGTCCAGATCCTTGGAGGAGTGGTGATTCTGATAATTTGCTACTTAGTGGTCTTCGTGAAGATTAGAAAAGCTAGCAAAATCACGCCCGAGGTAGCACAGGATCTACCAAGCGATAACGAGTTAAACCAGGTCGCCCCTATCCAAGGGCTAGACGAAATGTCCACGCAAAAAGAACTCGAGAAGAAACGCGACGAAAATAAAGCTCTGAAAAAGGGAGAAAAGGCTATAGAAAAATGCACCATCGATCAAATCCAACAGGATTCTGGAACAGCTTTCAATGGTTGCAAAGAAGAAATCCAGAGTAATGGACTAAAATACCAGACAAATTCAGAAAACATCGACTCTCAAACTGACTTTGCGTCTCCAAACGATCCCGAGGAAGGGCAAAGACAAGCCGTCGAGCTTCAAGACCCAGAATTCCGCGCCGAAGTTCACATGACCAGGACTGTGTTTCTTGTCACCGTGTGTTTAATCGTGTGTTATATCCCACTGCTGGTGATCTTGGAGGTTGAGTCGTGGCAGATTCACCTGGAGGCCAGACAGGTTGAGCTGTTCGGCATGGCTTTGCAGTACCTGGGTAGCGCTCTCACACCTGTGGTCATTGCCATATTTAACATCCCGTTCAGACGTGAGCTCAAAGACATGTTCTGCCGTGGGCGTGAAAATAGGCGAGTCCATCCGGCTGAATAA